Proteins encoded in a region of the Eschrichtius robustus isolate mEscRob2 chromosome 16, mEscRob2.pri, whole genome shotgun sequence genome:
- the OCSTAMP gene encoding LOW QUALITY PROTEIN: osteoclast stimulatory transmembrane protein (The sequence of the model RefSeq protein was modified relative to this genomic sequence to represent the inferred CDS: inserted 2 bases in 1 codon; deleted 2 bases in 1 codon; substituted 1 base at 1 genomic stop codon), with amino-acid sequence MRAPREIAEHLIRTGWRFWYLGLHKALALLQAAWVAFSQPVPASCGQLLTQLLLCGSLAIAAAGLTYHGLVSLLLYPLGPSAMVATVCGLLAFLGLGLVPPARCLFALSVPTLGTEQGRRLLLSWSTVTLAIVVVPNILANMHAAGQVLRCVTEGSLESLLNTTHQLHRAAQALGPDGQAGSQGLTLQAQGNGSAFRLHMFRVTQQVLEDFSGLESLAQVAALGTQRAVTGLFMLGLLVDSAWYLHRYLTDLQFDNIYATWQLAQQLAEVGATHLVASPPAWLLWAARPRLSQRELLHCLLRLGLLTLLLMATAVTVAMDHVAFLLARAAVGWAQELPTVPVTLTVKYDAAYTILGFIPFLFNQPPPESPFLSAHSSFQWELRFIAPGCPLLPARRPHTAAPLAAGALQLVACSTVLLETYARRLRHSIAASFFTTQEARRVRHLHARLQRRYDRHRGQQLAPGTPSCXPETRAGQQAPRTARQTCWIPGRTESSGAERKALWSCPDLSGNLGPSVAPCVTLGRSLHLSEPWFLDLHKDCITTINVTYFAHGNVLRAEXDVGQERPR; translated from the exons ATGAGGGCCCCCCGGGAGATAGCTGAGCATCTCATCAGGACCGG GTGGAGATTCTGGTACCTGGGGCTCCACAAGGCCCTTGCCCTGCTGCAGGCTGCCTGGGTTGCCTTCTCCCAGCCtgtcccagccagctgtggccaGCTGCTGACCCAGCTCCTCCTGTGCGGTTCCCTGGCCATTGCTGCCGCGGGTCTGACCTACCATGGGCTGGTGTCCCTGCTGCTTTATCCTCTAGGGCCCTCGGCCATGGTGGCCACTGTCTGTGGCCTCCTGGCcttcctgggcctgggcctggtgcCCCCCGCCCGCTGTCTGTTTGCACTCAGCGTGCCCAccctgggcacagagcagggccGCCGCCTGCTCCTATCCTGGAGTACCGTCACCCTGGCCATTGTCGTGGTGCCCAACATCTTGGCCAACATGCACGCAGCTGGGCAGGTGCTGAGGTGCGTCACGGAGGGCTCCCTGGAGAGTCTGCTCAACACCACTCACCAGCTGCACAGAGCAGCCCAGGCTCTGGGCCCTGACGGCCAGGCAGGCAGCCAGGGCCTGACGCTCCAGGCCCAGGGCAATGGCTCCGCCTTCCGGCTCCACATGTTCAGGGTCACTCAGCAGGTCCTGGAGGACTTCTCTGGCCTGGAGTCCTTGGCCCAAGTGGCAGCACTGGGGACCCAGCGGGCAGTCACGGGGCTCTTTATGCTGGGCCTCCTGGTGGATTCAGCCTGGTACCTCCATCGATACCTGACTGACCTGCAGTTTGATAACATCTATGCTACCTGGCAGCTGGCTCAGCAGCTGGCAGAGGTCGGGGCCACACACCTGGTGGCCTCCCCACCAGCCTGGCTGCTCTGGGCGGCCCGGCCAAGGCTGTCCCAGCGGGAGCTGCTGCATTGTCTCCTAAGGCTGGGGCTGCTCACCCTACTCCTGATGGCCACAGCTGTGACAGTGGCCATGGACCACGTGGCCTTTCTCCTGGCGCGGGCAGCCGTGGGCTGGGCTCAGGAGCTTCCCACTGTGCCCGTCACGCTCACCGTCAAATATGAT GCTGCATACACCATCCTGGGCTTCATCCCTTTCCTCTTCAACCAGCCGCCTCCGGAGAGCCCCTTCCTCTCTGCCCACAGCTCCTTCCAATGGGAGCTGCGCTTCATCGCCCCTGGCTGCCCGCTGCTGCCCGCCCGGCGCCCGCACACAGCCGCCCCCCTGGCTGCAGGCGCCCTGCAGCTGGTCGCTTGCTCCACGGTCCTCCTGGAGACCTACGCCCGCCGCCTGAGGCACAGCATCGCTGCCTCCTTCTTCACCACCCAGGAGGCAAGGAGGGTCCGCCACCTTCATGCCCGGCTCCAGCGAAGATATGACAGGCACCGAGGCCAGCAGCTGGCCCCGGGCACTCCATCCTG TCCTGAAACCCGGGCTGGGCAGCAAGCGCCTAGAACGGCTAGACAGACCTGCTGGATACCTGGAAGGACAGAGAGCAGTGGCGCCGAGAGGAAAGCGCTTTGGAGTTGCCCAGACCTGAGTGGTAACCTTGGCCCTTCTGTTGCC ccctgtgtgaccttgggtaggtcgcttcacctctctgagccttggtttctagATCTGCATAAGGACTGCATAACAACAATTAATGTGACCTACTTTGCACACGGGAATGTGTTAAGGGCGGAATGAGATGTTGGGCAGGAAAGGCCTCGATAA